The DNA segment GGGCACAAGCTTATTTTCGAACGCACGGTTGATCATTATGAATGGCTTGTCGGAGCGAAAAGAGATGTGGGAAAAGCTTTCCGAATGGGTTGACGACATTTCCGCCGATACCACACTTGTCTTGATTGAACCCGCTGTCGATCGACGTACCAAGGCGTATAAAGCGATTGCAGCAGCAGCCACTGTCATGACGGCGGAGCCACTGACAGACCGTGATCGAATCTCTGCCGAACAATGGCTTCAAACGACAGCTCAGTCGTATGGATTGTCGTTGTCAGCTTCCCAGACCAAGGATATGGTGTCCCGCGCCCTGGGAGTAGGTGAACGCCCTGGACAGTACACCATTGATCAGCAGCAACTTGTGACGGTGCTCGCAACGCTGAAAGATTCACCTGAAGTAACAGATGAGTTGATAGCAGCAGTGATGCCGCGTCCGGTAGGTGACTCGGTCTTTAGCCTACTTGAACTTTCCATCAATGGTAATCAAAGCGCGAGGAAGGCCCTGCTGGAGGACCTGCGTCTCAACGATGATCCATACCGAGTTTTCTCACTTCTCCTCAGTCAGTGGGCGCAGCTCGTTACTGTTGCTCTCGCCGGCACTAAGCGTGATGATTTGGCACAGGAAGCGAACATTCACCCTTTCGTGATAAAAAAGATGCAGGCGCTGTCCAGACATATCACGCGCGAGCAATTACACACTATCACTGCGCTTTGTGCTGAGCTTGATAGTCGAATGAAACTATCGCAAGTTACGCCGTGGGATGCCGTCGAGAGACTACTGTTGGCAGTAGAGTTACGCAGCGACTAGCGTTGGCAATTGCGGGGAGACGTAAGCTGCTATTTTTTTGTAGCAGTTTTCTTGGCGGCAGGTTTCTTGGGGGAAGCTTTTGTTGTCGCAGTCTTCGTAGCTACAGTTTTTTTCGCGGGAGCAGCTTTTTTTGCGGCTGCCGTAGGAGATTTCTTTTTTGCAGCGAGTGTTACGCCAGCAGACTTTGCTGTTTTGCTGAGTGCGGCCTTGCGGCGAGCAGCGGTTGCTTTTTTGAGAAGGCCTTTTTTGACGGCCGTATCGATTTCGCTATGAGCGGCAGAAAGAGAGGCGCTCGAAGGAGCGTTGGTAAACGCTTTTACGGCACCCTTTATATCACGCTTGAGGGTAACATTGCGCTCACGACGTTTTACCGTTTGACGCATACGTTTGATGGCTGATTTAATGATTGGCATATGATAATTCCTCTATCTTAATTTGGCTGCTAATTCAATCAAGGGATAATTATAGCTCACTAACCCCTGTTTGTAAAGGGTATGAAATGATTGACGGGAATAAACTACTTATGGTATAGTGAGGCTGAACTTCTGAAAAAAATAGAAATAGTAGGAATACCAACAGATGGCAGACACCGGCATTAAGCAGCAAATTGTCGACAAAATAAAAGACAGTAGCAATATTTTAGTGACAGTCAATAGCAACCCATCGGTTGATGAGCTTAGTGCAGCACTTGGTATTACGTTACTGATAAACAAGCTAAACAAACACGCCACTGCGGTGTTTAGCGGTGCTATCCCGCCAGCCATCTCGTTTCTTGATCCGGAAAAAACGTTTGAGAGTACTGTCGATAGTTTGCGAGACTTTATCATTGCGCTCGACAAAGAAA comes from the Candidatus Saccharimonas aalborgensis genome and includes:
- the holA gene encoding DNA polymerase III subunit delta, which encodes MITLIVGKNSYRSQELVQKIINSSSEMPEYIDVSALEIGTLADAVKGTSLFSNARLIIMNGLSERKEMWEKLSEWVDDISADTTLVLIEPAVDRRTKAYKAIAAAATVMTAEPLTDRDRISAEQWLQTTAQSYGLSLSASQTKDMVSRALGVGERPGQYTIDQQQLVTVLATLKDSPEVTDELIAAVMPRPVGDSVFSLLELSINGNQSARKALLEDLRLNDDPYRVFSLLLSQWAQLVTVALAGTKRDDLAQEANIHPFVIKKMQALSRHITREQLHTITALCAELDSRMKLSQVTPWDAVERLLLAVELRSD
- the rpsT gene encoding 30S ribosomal protein S20, with translation MPIIKSAIKRMRQTVKRRERNVTLKRDIKGAVKAFTNAPSSASLSAAHSEIDTAVKKGLLKKATAARRKAALSKTAKSAGVTLAAKKKSPTAAAKKAAPAKKTVATKTATTKASPKKPAAKKTATKK